A window from Cryptomeria japonica chromosome 1, Sugi_1.0, whole genome shotgun sequence encodes these proteins:
- the LOC131050508 gene encoding uncharacterized protein LOC131050508 isoform X1, whose amino-acid sequence MLEQFFSESEVNAKLVERKSRTNESTDKKNQRILLSGPSHSGKTSLLLQFAYNCARETSATVVFLCKRNNFEKNPPFLPQDVDPSSEIFERVHIKYIEDDEGIRKYFAAFHMHSNFPRAVILDDFCEFFDEGKCREKYGQARGCDVAMVRTLALCCDAINHANDKLPSTESCKLLISDSHIGDTPRLLYIYQRWLPCILTVNAHDGFTFTLKISNLPDKPKIGSYAKYSTALQYLTLVEMQSK is encoded by the exons ATGTTGGAACAGTTCTTCTCTGAGTCCGAAGTGAATGCGAAACTAGTTGAAAGGAAATCTCGCACAAATGAATCCACTGACAAGAAGAATCAAAGAATTCTGCTTTCAGGGCCTTCACACAG TGGGAAAACATCCCTACTTTTGCAGTTTGCTTACAATTGTGCTAGGGAGACCTCGGCCACTGTTGTTTTTCTCTGCAAAAGAAACAATTTCGAGAAGAATCCCCCCTTTTTACCTCAG GATGTTGATCCATCTTCTGAGATCTTTGAACGGGTACATATAAA GTatatagaagatgatgaaggaataaGAAAATATTTTGCTGCATTTCATATGCATAGCAATTTTCCAAGAGCTGTTATTTTAGATGATTTCTGCGAGTTTTTTGATGAAGG GAAGTGTCGAGAAAAATATGGACAAGCAAGAGGGTGTGATGTGGCAATGGTCAGAACTCTGGCCTTATGTTGTGATGCAATAAATCATGCAAA TGATAAACTACCTTCCACGGAGTCCTGCAAACTCTTGATTTCTGATAGTCATATTGGAGATACTCCTAGGCTTCTATATATTTATCAGAGATGGCTACCATGCATCCTAACTGTAAATG CACACGATGGATTTACATTTACACTGAAAATCAGCAACCTACCAGACAAACCAAAAATAGGTTCCTATGCGAAGTACTCAACTGCTCTACAATATCTTACATTGGTGGAGATGCAGAGCAAATGA
- the LOC131050508 gene encoding uncharacterized protein LOC131050508 isoform X2, producing the protein MLEQFFSESEVNAKLVERKSRTNESTDKKNQRILLSGPSHSGKTSLLLQFAYNCARETSATVVFLCKRNNFEKNPPFLPQDVDPSSEIFERVHIKYIEDDEGIRKYFAAFHMHSNFPRAVILDDFCEFFDEGKCREKYGQARGCDVAMVRTLALCCDAINHANDKLPSTESCKLLISDSHIGDTPRLLYIYQRWLPCILTVNGMLPSKDIKIRSIPYSIATYQTNQK; encoded by the exons ATGTTGGAACAGTTCTTCTCTGAGTCCGAAGTGAATGCGAAACTAGTTGAAAGGAAATCTCGCACAAATGAATCCACTGACAAGAAGAATCAAAGAATTCTGCTTTCAGGGCCTTCACACAG TGGGAAAACATCCCTACTTTTGCAGTTTGCTTACAATTGTGCTAGGGAGACCTCGGCCACTGTTGTTTTTCTCTGCAAAAGAAACAATTTCGAGAAGAATCCCCCCTTTTTACCTCAG GATGTTGATCCATCTTCTGAGATCTTTGAACGGGTACATATAAA GTatatagaagatgatgaaggaataaGAAAATATTTTGCTGCATTTCATATGCATAGCAATTTTCCAAGAGCTGTTATTTTAGATGATTTCTGCGAGTTTTTTGATGAAGG GAAGTGTCGAGAAAAATATGGACAAGCAAGAGGGTGTGATGTGGCAATGGTCAGAACTCTGGCCTTATGTTGTGATGCAATAAATCATGCAAA TGATAAACTACCTTCCACGGAGTCCTGCAAACTCTTGATTTCTGATAGTCATATTGGAGATACTCCTAGGCTTCTATATATTTATCAGAGATGGCTACCATGCATCCTAACTGTAAATGGTATGTTACCCTCAAAAGATATTAAAATACGGAGTATTCCATACAGTATTG CAACCTACCAGACAAACCAAAAATAG